In Rhizobium sp. N324, a single genomic region encodes these proteins:
- a CDS encoding NIPSNAP family protein, with protein sequence MITCHLRYVIDPYKLAEFEEYARLWIPIVNRMGGTHHGYFLPSEGANNIAVALFSFPSLAAYEDYRTRMASDPECQAAFELDKRNRSIVSYERSFMRPVLG encoded by the coding sequence ATGATTACCTGCCACCTGCGTTATGTGATCGATCCGTACAAGCTTGCCGAATTCGAGGAATATGCCCGGCTCTGGATTCCGATCGTCAACAGGATGGGCGGCACCCATCACGGTTATTTCTTGCCATCCGAAGGCGCCAACAACATTGCCGTCGCCTTGTTTTCCTTCCCGAGCCTTGCTGCCTACGAGGACTACCGCACCCGCATGGCCAGCGATCCGGAATGTCAGGCGGCTTTCGAGCTCGACAAACGCAACCGCAGTATCGTCAGCTATGAACGTAGCTTCATGCGGCCCGTGCTCGGCTGA
- a CDS encoding ABC transporter ATP-binding protein codes for MGSLQLKSIRKTYGTHEVLKGIDLEVEDGEFVIFVGPSGCGKSTLLRSIAGLEDVTSGAVVINGRDETLTPPAKRGIAMVFQSYALYPHLTVKDNMGLGLKQAGTPKGEIDSRVGKASGMLSLAPYLARRPAELSGGQRQRVAIGRAIVREPELFLFDEPLSNLDAALRVQTRLEIARLHRSLKATMIYVTHDQVEAMTLADKIVVLNAGAIEQIGSPMELYNRPANVFVAGFIGSPQMNFIAAEKVGDHSAKTIGVRPEHVTLSRDQGSWAAKVVHVEHLGADTIIYLESDQCGLLTARLFGEHQYEPDEIVYATPDQARVHRFDADDRAIR; via the coding sequence GTGGGATCGCTTCAACTCAAATCCATCCGCAAGACCTATGGCACGCATGAGGTGCTGAAAGGTATCGACCTCGAGGTCGAGGACGGCGAATTCGTCATCTTCGTCGGCCCCTCGGGCTGCGGAAAATCGACGCTGTTGCGCAGTATTGCGGGCCTCGAGGACGTCACCTCGGGCGCCGTCGTCATCAACGGCCGCGACGAGACGCTGACGCCGCCGGCCAAGCGCGGCATCGCCATGGTGTTCCAGTCCTATGCGCTCTATCCGCACTTAACGGTCAAGGACAATATGGGCCTCGGCCTCAAGCAGGCGGGTACGCCGAAGGGCGAGATCGACAGCCGAGTCGGCAAGGCATCGGGCATGCTGTCGCTCGCCCCCTATCTGGCGCGGCGGCCGGCCGAATTATCCGGCGGTCAGCGCCAACGCGTTGCGATCGGCCGCGCCATCGTGCGCGAACCGGAACTCTTCCTGTTCGACGAGCCGCTGTCGAACCTCGACGCTGCGCTGCGTGTTCAGACCCGCCTTGAAATCGCCCGGCTGCACCGCAGCCTGAAGGCGACGATGATCTACGTCACCCACGACCAGGTCGAGGCGATGACGCTTGCCGACAAGATCGTGGTGCTGAATGCCGGCGCGATCGAGCAGATCGGCTCGCCGATGGAACTCTACAATCGTCCGGCGAACGTCTTCGTTGCTGGCTTCATCGGCTCGCCGCAGATGAATTTCATCGCAGCCGAAAAGGTCGGCGATCACAGCGCCAAGACGATCGGCGTGCGTCCCGAACATGTGACGCTATCGCGTGATCAGGGGAGCTGGGCAGCGAAGGTCGTGCATGTCGAGCATCTCGGCGCCGACACGATCATCTATCTGGAATCCGACCAGTGTGGCTTGCTGACGGCCCGCCTGTTCGGTGAACACCAGTACGAGCCGGACGAGATCGTTTATGCAACGCCGGATCAGGCGCGCGTGCACCGCTTCGATGCGGACGACCGGGCGATCCGCTGA
- a CDS encoding Gfo/Idh/MocA family protein: MSQDKPIRVLVAGLGNMGRSHALAYHNNPGFEIVGLVNRSRPKLEPELQAYSIHPDFTTALAELKPDLCSINTYSDSHADYAVAAFEAGCHVFVEKPLATTVADAERVVAAAKTAGRKLVIGYILRHHPSWTRLIEEARKLGPPYVFRMNLNQQSSGPTWATHKSLMRTTSPIVDCGVHYVDVMCQITDARAVEVRGMGLRLSDEIAADMYNYGQLQVLFEDGSVGWYEAGWGPMISETAFFVKDVMSPKGAVSIVMDPNAKSDDIDTHTKTSVIRLHTAETGPDGKFIRPDQDMRMTGEPGHQALCDLEQAFVLRAIREGLNLDRHMADAVASLRICLAADESVRTGQPVRL; encoded by the coding sequence ATGAGCCAGGACAAACCGATCCGCGTCCTCGTTGCCGGCCTCGGCAATATGGGTCGCAGCCATGCGCTCGCCTATCACAACAATCCCGGCTTCGAGATCGTCGGTCTCGTCAACCGCTCGAGGCCGAAGCTGGAGCCCGAGCTGCAGGCCTATTCGATCCATCCCGACTTCACAACGGCGCTTGCCGAGCTGAAGCCGGACCTCTGCTCGATCAATACCTATTCCGACAGCCATGCCGATTATGCCGTCGCTGCCTTCGAGGCCGGCTGCCATGTCTTCGTGGAGAAGCCGCTGGCGACGACCGTTGCCGACGCCGAGCGTGTGGTCGCCGCGGCGAAGACGGCGGGGCGCAAGCTGGTGATCGGTTATATCCTGCGCCATCACCCGTCCTGGACGAGACTGATCGAGGAGGCGCGCAAACTCGGCCCGCCTTACGTCTTCCGCATGAACCTCAACCAGCAGTCCAGCGGTCCGACCTGGGCGACACACAAGTCGCTGATGCGAACCACCTCACCGATCGTCGATTGCGGCGTGCATTATGTCGACGTCATGTGCCAGATCACCGATGCGAGGGCCGTCGAGGTGCGCGGCATGGGGCTGCGGCTGTCCGACGAGATCGCCGCCGACATGTATAATTACGGCCAGCTGCAAGTGCTCTTCGAGGACGGTTCGGTCGGCTGGTACGAGGCCGGCTGGGGACCGATGATTTCGGAGACCGCCTTCTTCGTCAAGGATGTCATGTCGCCGAAGGGCGCGGTGTCGATCGTCATGGATCCGAACGCCAAGTCCGATGATATCGATACGCACACCAAGACGTCGGTGATCCGTCTGCATACGGCCGAAACCGGCCCGGACGGCAAGTTCATCCGGCCCGACCAGGATATGAGGATGACGGGCGAGCCCGGTCATCAGGCGCTCTGCGACCTGGAACAGGCCTTCGTGCTGAGGGCGATCCGTGAGGGTCTGAACCTCGATCGCCATATGGCGGATGCGGTGGCGTCGCTGCGCATCTGCCTTGCCGCCGACGAGAGCGTGCGCACCGGCCAGCCGGTCAGATTGTAA
- a CDS encoding carbohydrate ABC transporter permease has translation MSKARTSPIRTGLVHLALGAYTLVALFPVFLTVVNSFKDRASIFREPLMVPTPSTFSLVGYQTVLGQGDFATYFQNSFIVTIVSILLVLLFGAMAAFALSEYRFRGNTLLGLYMAIGIMIPIRLGTVAILQGMVAAGLVNTLTALVLVYTAQGIPLAIFILSEFMRTVSDDLKNAGRIDGLSEYAIFFRLVLPLVRPAMATVAVFTMIPIWNDLWFPLILAPSEATKTVTLGSQIFIGQFVTNWNAVLAALSLAILPILILYVIFSRQLIRGITSGAVK, from the coding sequence ATGTCCAAGGCACGCACATCTCCCATCCGCACCGGCCTCGTGCATCTGGCGCTCGGCGCCTATACGCTGGTCGCGCTGTTTCCTGTTTTCCTGACCGTGGTCAACTCGTTCAAGGATCGCGCCTCGATCTTCCGCGAGCCGCTGATGGTGCCGACGCCGTCGACCTTCAGCCTCGTCGGCTACCAGACGGTGCTGGGGCAGGGCGATTTCGCCACCTATTTCCAGAACAGCTTCATCGTCACGATCGTCTCGATCCTGTTAGTGCTGCTTTTCGGAGCGATGGCGGCCTTCGCGCTTTCAGAATACCGCTTCCGCGGCAATACGCTGCTCGGGCTCTATATGGCAATCGGCATCATGATCCCGATCCGTCTCGGCACGGTGGCGATCCTGCAGGGCATGGTGGCGGCCGGTCTCGTCAACACGCTGACGGCGCTGGTCCTCGTCTATACCGCGCAGGGCATACCGCTGGCGATTTTCATCCTGTCGGAATTCATGCGCACGGTTTCGGATGATCTCAAGAATGCCGGGCGCATCGACGGCCTTTCCGAATATGCGATCTTCTTCCGCCTGGTGCTGCCGCTGGTGCGCCCTGCCATGGCGACGGTCGCCGTCTTCACCATGATCCCGATCTGGAACGATCTCTGGTTCCCGCTGATCCTGGCGCCCTCCGAGGCCACCAAGACGGTAACGCTCGGCTCGCAGATCTTCATCGGCCAATTCGTCACCAACTGGAATGCGGTGCTGGCGGCGCTGTCGCTGGCGATCCTGCCGATCCTCATCCTCTACGTCATCTTCTCGCGGCAGCTGATCCGCGGCATTACGTCAGGAGCCGTCAAATGA
- a CDS encoding carbohydrate ABC transporter permease — protein MSHTDNAADIVPIKRPVRWHIFVFMLPAVIVYSAVMVLPLIETLRLSLYNIVDGQPAFVGFANFKVLFGDARWAHDFWNALVNNLIFFVIHMCVQNPIGVALAALLSVPKLRGVAFYRTAIFLPTLLSFVIVGFIWKLILSPIWGVAPWMLDLIGLKFLFAPWLGKPGSALIAVSLISNWQYIGIPMMLIYAALLSIPEEVIEAAECDGITGWAQFWKIKLPLILPAIGIISILTFVGNFNAFDLIYTVQGALAGPDMSTDILGTLLYRTFFGFQLQLGDRSMGATIATVMFLIILAGVSLYLFVIQRRMRRYQF, from the coding sequence ATGAGCCACACCGACAACGCGGCCGATATCGTCCCGATCAAGCGCCCGGTGCGCTGGCACATCTTCGTCTTCATGCTGCCCGCCGTGATCGTCTATTCCGCCGTCATGGTGCTGCCGCTCATCGAAACGCTCAGGCTTTCGCTCTACAATATCGTCGACGGTCAGCCGGCCTTCGTCGGCTTTGCGAATTTCAAGGTGCTGTTCGGCGATGCGCGCTGGGCGCATGATTTCTGGAATGCGCTGGTCAACAACCTGATCTTCTTCGTCATCCACATGTGCGTGCAGAACCCGATCGGCGTGGCGCTTGCCGCCCTGCTTTCGGTGCCGAAGCTGCGCGGCGTCGCCTTCTATCGCACGGCGATCTTCCTGCCGACGCTGCTCTCTTTCGTCATCGTCGGTTTCATCTGGAAACTGATCCTGTCGCCGATCTGGGGTGTGGCGCCCTGGATGCTCGATCTCATCGGGCTGAAATTCCTGTTCGCGCCATGGCTCGGCAAGCCTGGTTCGGCGCTGATCGCTGTGTCCCTGATCTCGAACTGGCAATATATCGGCATTCCGATGATGCTGATCTATGCCGCGCTGCTCAGCATCCCCGAAGAGGTGATCGAGGCGGCCGAATGCGACGGCATCACCGGTTGGGCCCAGTTCTGGAAGATCAAGCTGCCGCTCATCCTGCCGGCGATCGGCATCATCTCGATCCTGACCTTCGTCGGCAATTTCAATGCCTTCGACCTGATCTACACGGTGCAGGGGGCGTTGGCCGGACCTGATATGTCCACAGATATTCTCGGCACGCTGCTTTACCGCACCTTCTTCGGTTTCCAGCTTCAGCTCGGCGACCGCTCGATGGGCGCGACGATCGCCACGGTGATGTTCCTCATCATTCTCGCCGGCGTCTCGCTCTATCTCTTCGTCATCCAGCGGCGCATGCGTCGCTACCAGTTCTGA
- a CDS encoding ABC transporter substrate-binding protein — translation MKNTALKSFLLASSLLTSAGLVHAADVTLTVESWRNDDLQIWQEKIIPAFEAKNPGIKIVFSPTAPTEYNASLNAKLDAGSAGDIITCRPFDASLELFNKKQLVDITSLPGMENFSPVAKAAWTTDDGKSTFCVPMASVIHGFIYNKDAFDKLGISVPKTQDEFYAALDKIKADGTYIPLAMGTKDLWEAATMGYQNIGPNYWKGEEGREALIAGKQKLTDADWVKPYEELAKWKPYLGDGFEAQTYSDSQNLFTLGRAAIYPAGSWEIALFNTQAQFKMGAFPPPVPKAGDTGYISDHPDIGVALNAKSTHAEEAKKFLSWVASPEFADIYANALPGFFSLNSNPVKMSDPLAQEFVSWRGPYKSTVRSTYQILSRGTPNLENETWVESANVINGTDTPKVAAEKLQKGLDSWYKPAK, via the coding sequence ATGAAAAACACTGCTCTGAAAAGCTTTCTGCTTGCCTCCAGCCTGCTGACTTCGGCCGGTCTCGTCCATGCCGCCGACGTCACGCTGACTGTGGAAAGCTGGCGTAACGACGACCTGCAGATCTGGCAGGAAAAGATCATCCCGGCTTTCGAAGCGAAGAACCCGGGCATCAAGATCGTCTTCTCGCCGACCGCGCCGACCGAATACAACGCCTCGCTGAACGCCAAGCTCGATGCCGGTTCCGCAGGTGATATCATCACCTGCCGTCCGTTCGACGCTTCGCTCGAACTCTTCAACAAGAAACAGCTGGTCGACATCACCAGCCTGCCTGGTATGGAGAACTTCTCACCGGTCGCCAAGGCCGCCTGGACGACCGACGACGGCAAGTCGACCTTCTGCGTCCCGATGGCTTCGGTCATCCACGGCTTCATCTACAACAAGGATGCCTTCGACAAGCTCGGCATCTCGGTGCCGAAGACGCAGGACGAGTTCTACGCAGCGCTCGACAAGATCAAGGCCGACGGCACCTACATTCCGCTCGCCATGGGCACGAAGGACCTCTGGGAAGCCGCGACCATGGGCTACCAGAACATCGGCCCGAACTACTGGAAGGGTGAAGAGGGCCGCGAAGCGCTTATCGCCGGCAAGCAGAAGCTGACGGACGCCGACTGGGTCAAGCCCTACGAGGAGCTTGCCAAGTGGAAGCCCTATCTCGGGGACGGCTTCGAAGCCCAGACCTACTCGGACAGCCAGAACCTCTTCACGCTCGGCCGCGCCGCGATCTATCCGGCCGGTTCCTGGGAAATCGCGCTGTTCAACACGCAGGCCCAGTTCAAGATGGGCGCATTCCCGCCGCCGGTTCCGAAGGCCGGTGACACCGGCTACATCTCCGACCATCCCGATATCGGCGTTGCCCTGAACGCGAAGAGCACGCATGCCGAGGAAGCCAAGAAATTCCTCAGCTGGGTCGCTTCGCCCGAGTTCGCCGATATCTACGCCAACGCGTTGCCGGGCTTCTTCAGCCTGAACTCCAACCCGGTCAAGATGTCCGATCCGCTCGCTCAGGAATTCGTTTCCTGGCGCGGCCCGTACAAGTCGACGGTGCGCTCGACCTATCAGATCCTGTCGCGCGGCACGCCGAACCTTGAAAACGAGACCTGGGTCGAGTCGGCCAACGTGATCAACGGCACCGATACGCCGAAGGTCGCTGCCGAAAAGCTCCAGAAGGGCCTCGACAGCTGGTACAAGCCGGCCAAGTGA
- a CDS encoding N-acetylglucosamine kinase produces MTELAIGIDGGGTSCRAAVADRNGNIIGRGKSGPANILSNLENSLLNIVESARQALHDAGLAAETISSVASVVGVAGANVTDYGQRIEKALPFAEGRVVTDALIALQGALGDADGIVGAFGTGSVYNARRNGRLNGIGGWGFIVGDQASGARLGRDLMERSLLTHDGVRPASPITQAILAEYGNDPERIVEFAHSARPTDFARYAPVVFEHAAKGDAVAAGIVRDAATAIGDSLDALLWPECPSICLLGGLAEAYAPWLSERYKSRLVRPKGDALQGAVELAVKLLNDGQRGAA; encoded by the coding sequence ATGACAGAGCTTGCAATCGGCATAGACGGCGGCGGAACGAGCTGCCGAGCAGCGGTCGCAGATAGAAACGGCAACATTATCGGCCGCGGCAAATCAGGCCCCGCCAATATCCTGTCCAATCTGGAAAATTCTCTTCTCAACATCGTCGAATCTGCCCGCCAGGCGTTACACGATGCCGGGCTTGCCGCGGAAACCATCTCGTCCGTTGCATCGGTCGTCGGCGTCGCCGGCGCCAATGTCACGGATTACGGCCAGCGAATCGAAAAGGCCCTGCCCTTTGCCGAAGGCCGCGTCGTCACCGATGCGCTGATTGCCCTGCAGGGCGCACTCGGCGATGCCGACGGCATCGTCGGCGCCTTCGGCACCGGCTCGGTCTATAATGCCCGCAGGAACGGTCGGCTGAACGGCATCGGCGGCTGGGGCTTTATCGTCGGCGACCAGGCAAGCGGCGCCCGCCTCGGCCGCGACCTGATGGAGCGATCGTTGCTTACCCATGACGGCGTACGCCCGGCTTCACCCATCACACAAGCGATCCTGGCCGAATACGGCAACGATCCTGAACGCATCGTCGAATTTGCCCATTCGGCAAGACCGACGGATTTTGCCCGCTACGCGCCCGTCGTCTTCGAACATGCGGCCAAGGGCGATGCTGTCGCGGCCGGCATCGTCAGGGATGCGGCAACGGCGATCGGCGACAGCCTTGACGCGCTGCTCTGGCCGGAATGCCCATCGATCTGCCTGCTCGGCGGGCTTGCGGAAGCCTATGCGCCGTGGCTTTCCGAACGCTATAAGTCACGACTTGTCAGGCCGAAGGGCGATGCGCTACAGGGTGCGGTCGAACTTGCGGTAAAACTCCTCAACGACGGGCAGAGAGGTGCGGCATGA
- a CDS encoding GntR family transcriptional regulator gives MTDDLATLLSLQRLQAAGTGPLYVKLRRTLEEAVRTGTLGHGDALPPERDIAEFAAVSRVTVRKAIDELVADGLLVRRHGSGTFVAKPVSRVEQRLSQLTSFTEDMARRGMSSRSEWLHKGVHTPSPDEMMILGLGTDVKVSRLSRLRIADDQPLAIENASVSGEFLPDPSVVTNSLYAELERLQVRPVRAVQRISATNMKEADAQLLGVSVGAAGLSIERISYLGSGRAVEFTRSLYRGDAYDFVAELTIGVT, from the coding sequence ATGACCGACGACCTCGCCACTCTCCTTTCCTTGCAGCGCCTGCAGGCGGCCGGCACCGGCCCGCTCTACGTCAAGCTGCGCCGCACACTCGAGGAAGCCGTGCGCACCGGCACGCTCGGCCATGGCGATGCGCTGCCGCCGGAACGCGACATCGCCGAATTTGCCGCCGTCAGCCGGGTTACCGTGCGCAAAGCGATCGACGAACTCGTTGCCGACGGCCTGCTGGTGCGCCGCCATGGTTCCGGCACCTTCGTCGCCAAACCGGTCTCGAGGGTCGAGCAGCGCCTGTCGCAGCTCACCTCCTTCACCGAGGATATGGCGCGCCGCGGCATGTCCTCCCGCTCCGAATGGCTGCACAAGGGCGTCCACACCCCCTCACCCGACGAGATGATGATTCTCGGCCTTGGCACCGACGTGAAGGTTTCGCGCCTCTCGCGCCTGCGCATTGCCGACGACCAGCCGCTGGCAATCGAGAACGCCAGCGTTTCCGGCGAATTCCTGCCCGATCCCTCAGTCGTCACCAATTCGCTCTATGCCGAACTCGAACGCCTCCAGGTCCGCCCCGTGCGCGCCGTGCAGCGCATCTCGGCGACCAATATGAAGGAAGCCGACGCCCAGCTTCTCGGCGTCTCCGTCGGCGCCGCCGGCCTGTCGATCGAGCGCATCTCGTATCTCGGCTCCGGCCGCGCCGTCGAATTCACCCGCTCGCTCTATCGCGGCGACGCCTATGATTTCGTCGCCGAGTTGACGATCGGGGTGACGTAA
- the metH gene encoding methionine synthase, whose protein sequence is MFDTLFGPETGKRDGNEVFAALRKAASERILVLDGAMGTQIQGLGYDEDQFRGTRFIGCACHQKGNNDLLILTQPDAIEEIHYKYAMAGADILETNTFSSTRIAQADYAMEGVVYDLNKEGAEIVRRAAQRAEREDGRRRFVAGAIGPTNRTASISPDVNNPGFRAVTFDDLRSAYGEQIDGLIDGGADIILIETIFDTLNAKAAIFACEERFEAKGVRLPVMISGTITDLSGRTLSGQTPSAFWNSVRHANPFTIGLNCALGANAMRPHLQELSGVADTFICAYPNAGLPNEFGQYDETPELMAAQIDSFAREGLVNIVGGCCGSTPEHIRAIAETVAKYKPRPLPEHRPFMSLSGLEPFELTKDIPFVNVGERTNVTGSAKFRKLITNADYTAALDVARDQVENGAQVIDINMDEGLIDSEKAMVEFLNLIAAEPDIARVPVMIDSSKFSIIESGLKRVQGKPIVNSISLKEGEENFLAQARLLHNYGAAVVVMAFDETGQADSYERKVEICTRAYKLLTEKIGFPPEDIIFDPNIFAVATGIEEHNNYGVDFIEATRTIRERMPLVHISGGVSNLSFSFRGNEPVREAMHAVFLYHAIQAGMDMGIVNAGQLAVYDNIDPELREACEDVVLNRRPDGTERLLEVAERFRGAGAKEGRVQDLSWREWSVEKRLEHALVNGITEYIEADTEEARQQAARPLHVIEGPLMAGMNVVGDLFGSGKMFLPQVVKSARVMKQAVAVLLPYMEEEKRLNGGEERRSAGKILMATVKGDVHDIGKNIVGVVLACNNYEIVDLGVMVPATKILETAIAEKVDVIGLSGLITPSLDEMVHVAAEMERQGFEIPLLIGGATTSRVHTAVKIHPGYNKGQAIYVTDASRAVGVVSALLSPDARQGYVDDTRAEYAKVAAAHARSEAEKVRLPLPRARENAHKVDWSGYQPTKPQFFGTRVFEDYDLAELARYIDWTPFFQTWELRGRYPAILEDEKQGEAARTLWADAQAMLKKIVDEKWFRPRAVIGFWPAGAVGDDIRLFTDESRSRELATFYMLRQQLSKRDGRPNVALSDFVAPVSSGVPDYMGGFVVTSGIEEIAIAERFERANDDYSSILVKALADRFAEAFAERMHEQVRREYWGYAKDETLSKEDLITEAYAGIRPAPGYPAQPDHTEKATLFKLLDAEKAAGVKLTESYAMWPGSSVSGLYIGHPDSYYFGVAKVERDQVEDYAKRKGMEVSEVERWLGPVLNYVPRKTGEEIEDAA, encoded by the coding sequence GTGTTCGATACTCTCTTTGGTCCGGAAACGGGCAAACGTGACGGCAATGAAGTTTTTGCAGCGCTGCGCAAAGCCGCCAGCGAGCGCATCCTCGTCCTCGACGGCGCCATGGGCACGCAGATCCAGGGGCTCGGCTATGACGAGGACCAGTTCCGCGGCACCCGCTTCATCGGCTGCGCCTGCCATCAGAAGGGCAATAACGACCTTCTGATCCTAACCCAGCCGGATGCGATCGAAGAGATCCATTACAAATACGCCATGGCCGGCGCCGATATTCTCGAGACCAACACCTTCTCCTCGACCCGCATCGCGCAGGCCGATTACGCAATGGAAGGGGTTGTCTACGACCTCAACAAGGAGGGTGCGGAGATCGTCCGCCGGGCAGCACAGCGCGCCGAGCGCGAGGATGGCCGCCGCCGCTTCGTCGCCGGCGCCATCGGCCCGACCAACCGCACCGCCTCGATCTCGCCCGACGTCAACAATCCCGGTTTCCGCGCCGTCACCTTCGACGATCTGCGCTCGGCCTACGGCGAACAGATCGACGGCCTGATCGACGGCGGCGCCGACATCATTCTGATCGAGACGATCTTCGACACGCTGAACGCCAAGGCGGCGATCTTCGCCTGCGAGGAGCGCTTCGAGGCCAAGGGCGTGCGCCTGCCGGTGATGATCTCCGGGACGATCACCGACCTTTCCGGCCGCACGCTCTCCGGCCAGACACCGTCGGCCTTCTGGAACTCGGTGCGCCACGCCAATCCCTTCACGATCGGCCTCAACTGTGCGCTCGGCGCCAATGCGATGCGCCCGCACCTACAGGAGCTTTCCGGCGTCGCCGATACTTTCATCTGCGCCTATCCGAATGCCGGCCTGCCGAACGAATTCGGCCAGTATGACGAAACGCCGGAGCTGATGGCGGCCCAGATCGACAGCTTCGCCCGCGAAGGCCTGGTCAACATCGTCGGCGGCTGCTGCGGCTCGACGCCCGAACATATCCGCGCGATCGCCGAGACCGTCGCCAAGTACAAGCCGCGGCCGCTTCCCGAGCATCGCCCCTTCATGTCGCTGTCGGGTCTCGAACCTTTCGAGCTGACCAAGGACATTCCCTTCGTCAATGTCGGCGAGCGCACCAACGTCACCGGCTCGGCGAAGTTCCGCAAGCTGATCACCAATGCCGACTACACCGCAGCGCTCGATGTCGCGCGCGACCAGGTCGAGAACGGCGCGCAGGTGATCGACATCAACATGGACGAAGGCCTGATCGATTCCGAAAAGGCGATGGTCGAGTTCCTCAACCTGATCGCCGCCGAGCCCGACATCGCCCGCGTGCCCGTGATGATCGACAGTTCGAAATTCTCGATCATCGAATCCGGCCTGAAGCGCGTGCAGGGCAAGCCGATCGTCAACTCGATCTCGCTGAAGGAAGGCGAAGAGAATTTCCTCGCCCAGGCACGGCTGCTGCACAATTACGGCGCCGCCGTCGTCGTCATGGCCTTCGACGAGACGGGGCAGGCCGACAGCTATGAGCGCAAGGTGGAAATCTGCACACGCGCCTACAAGCTTTTGACCGAAAAGATCGGTTTTCCGCCCGAAGACATCATTTTCGACCCGAACATCTTCGCGGTCGCCACCGGCATCGAAGAGCACAATAATTACGGCGTCGACTTCATCGAGGCGACGCGGACGATCCGTGAGCGCATGCCGCTCGTGCATATCTCCGGCGGCGTCTCCAACCTATCCTTCTCGTTCCGCGGCAACGAGCCGGTGCGCGAGGCGATGCATGCCGTGTTCCTCTACCACGCCATCCAGGCGGGCATGGACATGGGCATCGTCAATGCCGGCCAACTGGCGGTCTACGACAACATCGATCCGGAACTGCGCGAGGCCTGCGAGGACGTGGTGCTGAACCGCCGGCCCGACGGCACCGAGCGGCTGCTTGAAGTCGCCGAGCGTTTCCGTGGCGCCGGAGCAAAAGAAGGCCGGGTCCAGGACCTTTCCTGGCGCGAATGGAGCGTCGAGAAGCGGCTCGAACATGCGCTGGTCAACGGCATCACCGAATATATCGAAGCCGATACCGAGGAGGCGCGCCAACAGGCCGCCCGGCCGCTGCATGTCATCGAAGGGCCGCTGATGGCAGGCATGAACGTCGTCGGCGATCTGTTCGGCTCGGGCAAGATGTTCCTGCCGCAGGTGGTCAAGTCGGCGCGCGTCATGAAGCAAGCGGTCGCCGTGCTGCTGCCCTACATGGAAGAGGAAAAGCGCCTGAACGGCGGCGAGGAACGTCGCTCGGCCGGCAAGATCCTGATGGCGACGGTCAAGGGCGACGTGCACGATATCGGCAAGAACATCGTCGGCGTCGTGCTGGCCTGCAACAATTACGAGATCGTCGACCTCGGCGTCATGGTGCCGGCGACGAAGATCCTGGAAACGGCGATCGCCGAAAAGGTCGACGTCATCGGTCTTTCCGGCCTGATCACCCCGTCGCTCGACGAGATGGTGCATGTCGCGGCCGAGATGGAGCGGCAGGGCTTCGAGATCCCGCTGCTGATCGGCGGGGCGACAACCAGCCGCGTCCATACGGCCGTAAAGATCCATCCCGGCTACAACAAGGGTCAGGCGATCTACGTCACCGATGCGAGCCGCGCCGTCGGCGTCGTCTCGGCGCTACTGTCGCCGGACGCGCGCCAGGGCTATGTCGACGATACAAGGGCCGAATATGCCAAGGTGGCGGCCGCTCATGCGCGCAGTGAAGCCGAGAAGGTGCGCCTGCCATTGCCGCGGGCTCGCGAGAATGCGCATAAGGTCGATTGGTCCGGCTACCAGCCGACGAAGCCGCAATTCTTCGGCACGCGGGTGTTCGAAGACTACGATCTGGCCGAGCTTGCGCGATATATCGACTGGACGCCGTTCTTCCAGACCTGGGAACTGCGCGGCCGTTACCCCGCCATTCTCGAGGACGAGAAGCAGGGTGAGGCGGCGCGTACGCTCTGGGCCGATGCGCAGGCGATGCTCAAGAAGATCGTCGACGAGAAGTGGTTCCGTCCGCGCGCCGTCATCGGCTTCTGGCCGGCCGGTGCTGTCGGCGATGACATCCGCCTGTTCACAGACGAGAGCCGCAGCCGGGAGCTCGCCACCTTCTACATGCTGCGCCAGCAGCTTTCGAAGCGGGACGGGCGGCCGAACGTGGCGCTCTCCGATTTCGTCGCGCCGGTTTCGAGCGGTGTGCCTGATTATATGGGCGGCTTCGTGGTGACATCAGGCATCGAGGAAATCGCCATCGCCGAGCGTTTCGAACGGGCGAATGACGATTACTCCTCGATCCTCGTCAAGGCGCTGGCCGACCGCTTCGCCGAAGCCTTCGCCGAGCGCATGCATGAGCAGGTGCGCCGCGAATATTGGGGCTATGCGAAGGATGAGACGCTCAGCAAAGAGGATCTCATTACCGAAGCCTATGCCGGTATTCGGCCGGCGCCCGGTTATCCCGCCCAGCCCGATCACACCGAGAAGGCAACGCTTTTCAAGCTGCTCGATGCGGAAAAGGCGGCCGGCGTCAAGCTGACGGAGAGCTATGCGATGTGGCCGGGTTCATCGGTCTCCGGCCTCTATATCGGCCACCCCGACTCCTATTATTTCGGCGTCGCCAAGGTGGAACGCGATCAGGTGGAAGACTATGCCAAGCGCAAGGGTATGGAAGTTTCCGAAGTCGAACGCTGGCTCGGGCCGGTGCTCAACTACGTGCCGCGCAAGACGGGCGAGGAGATCGAGGACGCCGCCTGA